CGTCGAGGTCCTCCTCGAAGGTCGTGTAGTCGTAGCTCAGCAGCCGCTCCAGGTGGCCGGGCACCGTCGCCCGCGCGGCCCGGCCGGCCTCGCCCGAGGCCTCGCGCTCGAACGCGTCGCGCCACGCAAGCACGGCGAGCGCGCCGAGGACCAGCGTGACGACGAGGCTCAGCGCCACTACCGCGAGCAGCACGGCCCGGGGCCGACCCGTCAGACGTGCGCGTGACGTGGACGGCCGGCCCGCGGTCGCCGTACCGGCTTCCGCCTCGGGCGTCCCCGCTGCCTGCGCGGTGCCCGACCCGGTCGCCCGTGCCGCGGTCCGGGCCGGCCGGGGGCTCCGGCGCCGCACGCGGCTCTTCGCGGACGGGGCCGCCGCGGGGGCGGCTCCGGGCGCCGCCGCCGCGGTCAGGTCGCTCTGGCACCAGCGGCACTTGATCGCCGCGACCCGGATCGTCTCGGCGCAGTAGGGGCACGCCTTGGTGGCGCCGTCGCCGAGGTCGGCGTCCGCGCCTCCCCCGTCGCCGGGTCCGACGCCCTCGAAGCCGGTCACGCCCGGCGGGGTCTCAGGCCTGCTCATCGATGAACTCCAGCTGGCTGGTCAGCCACCGGCCGTCAACCTTCGACACGGTGACCTGGAGGCGGTACTGACGCGGCTGCGGCGTCTCGGCGCTGGTGTTGGTGACCTGGGCGTCCATGACGATCAGCACGCGGGCCTCGTCGTCGCGCCGTTCGAGCAGCCCGGCGCCGCCCTGCGGGATGGTGGGCACCTGGACCGACTCGTTGCTCTCGATGAGCTGGCGCAGCGCCTCCTCGCTCTCGTCGAACTGGCGCGCGAAGTCGCCCGTCGCACCGGCCTCGACCTTCGCCACGAAGGCGTCGACGTCGCGGTAGTCGACCGAGGCCCAGTTGAGCGTCTGCAGGGTGGCGGCGTTCAGCGCCGCACGGTCCTCGGCCGCCGCGGCGACCGCGGCGTCGCGCTCGCGGTCCTGCCACACGTAGAGACCGACGGCGACCAGCACGGGCAGGAGCGCGGCGAGGCCGACCCGCACCCACCAGCCGCGGGAGCGCTGTGCGGTCGTCGGACCCCCTGCCTCGGGGCCGGTCACTTCTCGAGGGTGGGACCGAGGAGCATCCACTTCCACGCATCGCCTCCGTAGACGTCGGCCGGGCCCTGGGAGCCGCCCAGGCCGCTGACCTCGACCTCCTGATCGCTGCCGAGCACGCTACCGGTGCGCGGGTCGTACGGCGCCACCCGGTAGGAGCGGGTGCGCGGCGCCGGGGCGTAGTTCGAGCCGCGGCTCGTGTACGGCGAGGGCGAGGCGCAGCGGGCCTTGAGGTAGATGGGTGCGTCCTTGGTGTTGTACGGCGAGCGCCACCGGCTCGGCGGGAGGTAGCCCTTCGTGCAGGGGGGCGGCTCGTTGGTGTACTCGAGGTGCACGTGCCCGAAGCCGTCGCGGGTCGTGCCGGTGAAGCCGCTGGCGATGACCACCGGGTAGGTGACCAGCAGCTGCTCGACCGAGGCGAGCCGGGCGACCGTGACCTGGTTGACGGTGACGAGGTTGCCGAGCAGGACGGGGAAGGTCGGCTCGAGGTCGGTCATCAGCCCCTCGAGCTGGGCGGCCGCCCCGGGACCGCCCTGGAGGACCGCGCGCACGTCGTCGTCGCTGCGCCGCAGCGCCCCGGTGACCTCGGCGAGGCCGGAGGCGAAGTCGCGGATGCTGCCCGCGTTGTCCTGCTGGGTCTGCAGCACGGTGCGGCCGTCGGTGAGCAGGTCGATGGTGGCGTCCTGGTTCTCCTGGGCCGCGGTCACGAGCTCCGAGCTGCTGTCGAGCAGGTCGCCCAGCGGCCGGCCGGTGCCGGAGAACGCCAGGCCGAGCTCCTCGACGGTGGTGCGCAGGCTGCCCTTGTCGACGGAGCGGACGAACTGGTCGAGGTCGACCAGCAGGTCGCCCTCGTCGGTGGGCAGGGAGTCGCGGTCGCCCTCGATCGTGTCGCCGTCGCCCAGGTAGGGCCCCTCGTCGTCGGGCGGCTCGAAGTCGAGGTACTGCTCCCCCACCGCCGAGCCGTTGTGGACGAAGACCGCCGCGTCGGTCGGCACCTTCGCCTCGTCCTCCAGCGCGAGCGAGACCGCCACCCGGTCGTCGTCGGGCGACATCGCCGCGACCTTGCCGATCTGCACGCCCCGATAGGTCACCTCGCTGCCCTCGTAGAGCCCGCCGCTGGCCGGGAGCAGTGCGGTCACGGTGTAGCCGCGGCCGAGGAGGCGGTCGACGAGCCCGAGGTAGTTGGCGCTGGCGTAGACGATGCCGACGGCGCTCAGCACGACGAAGGCGATGAGGCGTCGCTTGATCCCGGTGGTCATCGCACCCCCACCCCCGGGAGGCCGAGACGGCCGCCGCCGCCGCCGTTATCTCCGCCACCGCCACCGCCACCGCCGCCGTTGCCGCCGCCGAGCAGCCCACCGAGGGGGTTGCCCGGGTCGAGGGGCAGCCCGCCGAGCGGGTCGTCGGGGTCGACCGGCAGCTCCGGCAGGTCGGTGCCGGAGGGCTGCTGGTTCTGGAACAGGTTGTTGAGGTCGGCGCTGAAGACGATGGAAGTGTTGGCGTAGTCGCCGTAGACGATGTCGTTGGACTCGATGGGGAACGGGAAGCTGATGAGCAGCCCGAGCGCCTCGGGGATCTGGTCGTCGACGTCGGCGATCTCGCGGACGATGGGCTCGAGGTGCCGCAGCGACTTCAGCAGGTCCTCCTTGGTGGCCCCGACCACGCGGGTGCCGACCACGCCGAGCCGGTCCAGCGCCCGGAGCATCGCGATCAGCTGGTCGTGCTGGTCGGCCAGGACGGTGACGGCGGGACCGAGCTCGTCGAGCGCGGTGACGACCGTGCGCTTCTCCCGGTTGAGCGTGGAGGCCAGCCCGTTGAGCGACTCCAGCGCCGAGATGATGTCCTCCTTCTGCTCGTCCAGGCCTCCGACGAGGGTGTCGAGCTCGCGCAGCACGCTGCGGACCCGGTCCTGGCGGCCGTCGAAGACGGCGTTGAGCTCGCGGGTGATGATCTCCAGCTGACCGACGCCGCCCCCGTTGAGCAGCAGCGACAGGGCCCCGAGGACCTCCTCGAGCTCGGGGTTGCGGCCGGTCTGCTCGAGCGGCAGGACGTCGCCGTCACCGAGCCGCCCACCACCACCCCCGTCCCCACGCTCGGCCGGCACCAGCTCGACGTACTTCTCGCCCAGCAGGCTGGTCTGGCGGATGTCGGCGTACACGTCGGCGGGCAGCTCGACGTCGTCCTGGATGCGCAGCGTCGCGGTGGCGTGCCAGCCCTCGCGGCCGAGCTCGACGACCTCGCCCACCGTCACGTCGTTGACCTTCACCGGCGAGCGCGGCACGAGGTTGAGCACGTCGCGGAACTCGGCGGTGACCGTGAACGAGTTGTCGTCGTCGACCGGGGAGCCCGGCAGCGGCAGGTCGTAGGCCTCGCAGCCGCTCAGCGACAGCGCGCCGAGCAGCGACACCACGACCGCGGTCGCCGTACGTCGACGGGGGGCGTGCGCGCTCATGCGGCACCTCCCAGCAGCTCGTGGAGGTCGTCGGAGGAGGAGCGGGTCGAGCCGTAGGTGACCCCCGGCGCGGAGCGACCGAGCGAGCCGCCGCCCAGCCCGTCGCGCAGGTTGCCGCCGAGGCCACCGAGGTCGCCGAGGTCGCCGGGCAGCTCCGGCAGGCCCGGGCCCGAGGCGCCGTCCTGGACGGGTCCGAGGAGCGCCTCGAAGAGCTCGCACGCGAGGTCGGCCTGGTCCACCTCGCCCTGGCGGGCGAGGGCGCACAGGAAGCCGTCGAGGTCGCGGCGGTTGCCCTCGAAGGTCAGCCGCGACCCGATGCTGCCCGACTTGGGGTCGAACGCCACGGCGAGGTTGCCGATCGAGCTCGGGGCGATGTCGAGGACGGTGCGCAGGGTGTCGGACTCGTCGCCGAGGATGCGCACGATGCGGGTCAGGTCCTCGATGTCCTTGACCAGCAGCTCGCGGTTGTCGCGCACGAAGCGCTCCACCTTGCCCAGCACCCCGGCCAGGTTGGACAGCGCGGCGGTCAGCTCCTCCTTCTCACCGGCGAGCTGCTGCGACACCGCGCCGAGGTCCTCCATGAAGGCACCGACGGCCTGGTCGTTCTCGGCCAGCGCCGTGGAGAACTCCTGCAGGCCGCGCACGGTCGCGAAGAGGTCGCCGCTGCCGTCGCCGAAGACCTTCACGGCCTTCGACAGGTTCACCACCGTGGTGTTGATCCGCCTGCCGTTGCCGTCGAGGAACTTCGCGCCCGCGCCGAGCACGTTGTCGAGGGTGCCGTCGCGGTTGACGCCGTTGGGGCCCAGCGCCCGGGTGAGGTCGGAGAGGCTGCGGTAGATGCGGTCCAGCTCGATGGGGGTGCCGGTGTCCTCGACGGCGATCTCGTCGCCGTCCTCGAGCTCGGGGCCGTCGGTGTAGACGGGGGTCAGCTGGACGAACCGGTCGGCGGTCAGCGTCGGGGTGATGATCACGGCCTGGGCGTCGGCGGGGACCTGGTAGTCGTCGTCGTACTCCATCTCGACGCGCACGGTGCTGCCCTCGGGGATGACCGCGGTCACCTCCCCGACGGGGATGCCCAGGATCCGCACCTCGGAGCCGGGGAAGATCTGCACGGCCCGCGAGAAGCTGGCCGAGACCTCGCGGGTGCCGCCGCCGGGGCGCAGCAGCACCACGAGACCGATGACCAGCAGGCCGGCGAGGACCGCCGCGAGCGGGCGGGGGACGCGGCGGAAGCCGCTCGTGACGGCGTTCACCGGTCGACCTCCGGGGTGAACTGGCCGGTGACCAGGTTGCCGAGGTTCGAGGCGTAGGCGTCGAACCACGGTCCGGTGCCGATGACGTTGGAGAGGATCCGCACGTAGGGGCCGAGGTTGTGGATGCTGGCCTGCACGTCCTTCTCGCGGCGCACCAGCGTCTGGGTGACGGTCCGCAGGTCGGCGAGCATCGGGCCGATCTGCTCCTGGTTGTCGTCGACCAGCCCGCCCAGCTCGCGCGACAGGCTGGCGGTGTTGAGCAGCAGCCGGTGGATGGCCTCGCGGCGGTTGCGCAGCTCCGAGAGGATCAGCTCGCCCTTGCGGATCAGCTGGACCACGTCGCCCTTGCGGTCGGCCAGCAGGGTGCTGACCCGGTTGGCGCGCTGCAGCAGCGACGCGATCTCGGTGTCGCGGCTCGCGATGGTCGTCGACAGCCGGCTGAGGCCCTCGAACGTCGCGGTGGCCTCGTCGCTGCTGCGGTTGAGGGTGTCGCCCACGCTGGTGAGCGCGTCCTGCAGCTGCGGGATGTCGATGCTCTCGGTGGTGTCGGAGAGCTCGGTGAAGACCCGGACGATGTCGTAGCTGGAGTCGGTGCGCTCCAGCGGGATGGTGCTGCCCGGCTCGGCCTTCTCCTCGCCGAGCGGGGTGAGGTCGATGTACTTCTCGCCGAGCAGGTTGAGCACCTCGATGGCGGCGGTGCTGTCCGCGCCGAACTCGACGCCGGGGTCGAGGGTGAAGTGGGCGACGACGTACTCCCCGCGCAGCTCGACCTCGCTGATGCGGCCGACGTCGATGCCGGCGATCTGCACCATGTTGCCGCGGTGCAGTCCGCTGGCGTCGCCGAACTCGGCCTGGAACGAGGCCCCGCGGAAGCCGGGGAACTTCTGCAGGTTCATCGCCGCGGCGAGCAGCAGCACCGCGACCAGGACGGCGTACAGGCCGATCCGGGCGACCTGGGCGTCGCTGCGGCCCCTCATCGGTAGCACCTCTCGGCGTCCGACTTGAGCTTGATCGTCCGCAGCTGGTTCGCGAGGTCCCGCAGCCCGGGCAGCTCCTGCACCAGCGGGGCGGGCAGCTGGATGTCGGCGTTGGCGCCGCAGACGAAGTAGTTGTACCAGGAGCCGTAGGTGCCGGTGCGGGTCTGGTCGGCGAGCATCTCGGGCAGGTTGGTGAGGATCGTGTTCAGCACCGCACGGGTGTCGTCGCGCGAGAGCACGGCGGCCAGCCGCCGCAGCTGGGCGATGTCACGCTTGATGAGCGGGCGCCCGTCGCGCAGCAGGTCGGCCAGCACCTGCGTCAGGTTGCCGATGTTGACCACCGAGCGGCCGATCTGGACGCGGTCCTCGGCGAGGCCGCCCACCCAGCGGCGCAGCTCGCTGATGAGCTGGGTCAGCTCCCGGTGCCGGCTGTCGACGGTGCCGAGCAGCTCGTCGAGGTTGGAGATCGTCTGGCCCACGAGCTCGTCGCGGTTGGCGATGGCGGTCGTCAGCGAGGCGGTCTCCTGCATGAGGCTCTCGACCGTGCCGCCCTCCCCTTGGAGCACCTTGACCAGGTTGAGCGAGAGGTCGTTGACCTCGGCCGGGTCGAGCGCCGAGAACAGCGGGGCGAAGCCGTTGTAGAGGGCGGTCAGGTTCAGCGCCGGCGTGGTGCGGCTCATCGGGATCGTGGCGCCGGGCTCGAGCTCCGCCACCTCGCCCGCACCGTCCGGGTCCCCCTCCTCCACCGCGAGGTAGCGGTCGCCGACGAGGTTGAGGTAGCGGATCTCCACCTGCGTGGCCTCAGTGAGCGGCAGGTCCTCGGCGACGGAGAACTCGACCTGGGCGCGGTCGGTGTCGACGATCTCGACGCCCTGCACCTTGCCGAGCACGACGCCGGCGACGCGCACGTCGTCGCCCTTCTGGATGAGGCTGGCGTCGGAGAAGACCGCGGAGTAGGTCTCGGTGGGACCGGTGCCGAGCTTGCCCATGATCGCCACCAGGGTGCCGGTGACGATCAGGGAGATCACGGTGAAGAAGGCGAGCTTGCTGCCGTCGATCAGCGTGCGGCGGTTGACGCTCACGGCGTCGCCACCTCCCCGGTGCGCACCATGGGCCCGAGCATGTACGTCGACAGGGCCGGGATCGCGCTGGTGCTGCGGCCGGTGCTGAGGCTGAGCAGCGACGTCGTGGCGGCCCGGTTGCTCCGGGTGCTGGTCGGGTCCACGCTGCTGAACGGGGTGGACTGGCCCGACAGCGCCTCGATGAGGTCGGCCAGGAACGTCGGTCCGGGCTCGGCGCCGTCCGGGAAGTAGGAGTTGCCGGCGCCGGCCTTGCTGTCCAGGTCGGTGCCGTTGCGCAGGTCGAGCCCGGGCCAGGGCTCGGGGTAGTTGTTCGGCAGCCCGTAGCAGCGCGGGCCGCGGGTGTCGGCGTACTCGGGGCGGTCGCGCTGGTCGTAACCGCGGCGCTGCGTGGTCGGGAACTCGATGTACTGCTTGACCAGGCCGCCCTCGAAGGTCTTCGCCAGCACCGGCTTGTACGCCGCGATGCCGCGCAGCAGGCACTCGTACTCCGGGGAGTACTTGTCGAGCAGCGACAGGATCGGCTCCGAGGTGCGCACGGCCCGGATCGCGTCGCCCTCGTTGTCCTCGAGGATGCGCGCGGTGACGTCGGAGAGGTCGGTGACGTCGGTCAGCAGGCCCGCCAGCTGGTCCTTCTCGCTCGTGACGGTGCGCGCGGTGACGGTGAGGTTGCCGAGGACCTCCACCAGGTCGGGGGCGGCCAGGTCGTAGGTGCCGGCGACCGAGGCGAGCAGGCGCAGGTCGTCCTGGAGCGTGGGGAGGTACTCGTTCATCGTGCCGAGGTAGGTGTCGAACTGCTCGAGGGTGGCCCCGGCCTGCTCGCCGCGGCCGTTGAGCGCACCGGCGAGCGCGTTGAGGGTGGCGCTGAGGTCCGCCGGGCGGACGGTGCGCAGCAGCGGGAAGAGCCGGGTGAGCACGGTGCTCAGCTCGACGGTGGTGTAGACGCGGTCGGCCGGGATGACGGTGCCGTCCTCGACGCCCATCCGTCCGGGGTCCTTCGGCGGCACCAGCGAGACGAACTTCCGGCCGAACAGCGTGGTCGGCAGGATGCTGGCGTCGACGTTCGACGGGATGACCTCGGCTGACTCGGGCTCGAGCCCCAGCGTGATGACCGCCTGGTCGCCGGTCTGGTCGATGTCACGGATCTGCCCGACCAGGACGCCGTCGTAGCGCACGTCGCCGTACTTCGCGAGCTGGAGGCCGGCCCGGTCCGCCTCCAGCGTCACCGTGGTGACGGTCGAGAAGGTCTTGGTGTAGATCGCGATGGAGAGCCCGATGAGCAGGGCGGAGACGGCGATGAAGACGACGCCGGCCACCATGAGGCGGGCGTTCTCCTTCGGGTCGTTGTCGCGTCGCGTCATCACGAACACGTGACCACCCCGCTCACCCGGTGATCCGGACGGTCGTGGTGGAGCCCCAGATGGCGAAGCTGAGGAAGAAGTCGGCCACCACGATGGTGACGATCGAGGTCCGGATGGCGCGTCCCACGGCGAGCCCGACGCCGGCCGGTCCCCCGCTGGCGCTGTAGCCGTAGTAGCAGTGGATGAGGATGACCAGCACCGCGAGCACGATGAGCTTGAGGAAGCTGTAGAAGACGTCCTGGGGTGGCAGGAAGACCAGGAAGTAGTGGTCGTAGGTGCCCGCGGACTGGCCGAAGATGAACACCGTGATCAGGCGCGGCGAGAGGTAGGAGGCGAACAGCGCCACGATGTAGAGCGGGATCACGGCCAGGAACGCCGCGATCATCCGGGTGGTCACCAGGAACGGCAGCGACGGGATGCCCATGACCTCGAGGGCGTCGATCTCCTCGGAGATGCGCATGGAGCCCAGGCGGGCGGTGTAGCCGCACCCCACGGTGGCGGCCAGCGCGATCGCCGAGACCAGGGGCGCCACCTCGCGGGTGTTGAAGTAGGCCGAGATGAACGCGGTGAACTTCGAGACGCCGATCTGGCTGAGCGAGGCGTAGCCCTGCAGGCCGACCTCGGTGCCGGCGAAGAAGGCCAGGAAGGCGATGACCCCGACCGTGCCGGCGATCATCGACAGCCCGCCGGAGCCGAAGGCGACGTCGGCCAGGATGTTGAGGATCTCGCGCTTGTAGCGCCGGATCGCCCGCGGGGCCCAGGCGATGGCCCGGATGTAGAACAGCAGCTGGTCGCCGTACTCCATGAGGCGGTCGCGCCGTCCCTTGATGACGGCGGCTCCGAACGACGACAGGGCGGACATCAGCGCATCACAGCCCCTGCTGCGGGACGACCTGGAAGTACACCGCGGTCATCAGGGCGTTGATGAAGAACAGCAGCATGAAGGTGACGATGACCGCCTCGTTGACCGCACGCCCGACGCCGGAGGGGCCGCCCCCGGCCGAGAGCCCCTTGTAGGACCCGACGATGGCGGCGAGCCACCCGAAGATGGCGGCCTTGACCAGCGCGATGACCAGGTCCGCGAGCGTCGCGAGCGCGGTGAAGGAGGCGAGGAACGAGCCCGCCGAGCCGCCGCTGACGATGACGTTGAAGAAGTAGCCGCCCCCGATGCCGGCCGCGATGACGATGCCGATGATCAGGACCGAGACGAAGACCGTGGCGGCGACCCGCGGGACGACGAGACGGTAGAGCGGGTCGACGCCGAGGACCTCCATGGCGTCGATCTCCTCGCGGATCTTGCGGGCGCCGAGGTCGGAGCAGATCGCCGAGCCGGCGGCCCCCGAGATGATGAGCGCCGCCGCGATCGGCGCCGCCTCACGCACCGTGGCGAGCACCGCGGTGGCCCCGGCGAAGGACTCGGCACCGAGCTGACCGGTGAGGTTGCCGACCTGGAGCGAGATGACCGCGCCGAACGGCACGGAGACCAGGATCGTGGGCATCAGGGTCACGCTCAGGACGAACCACGCCTGCTCGACGAACTCGGCCCACTGGAAGGGTCGGCGCCCGAAGCGCTTGGTGACCTCGACGACCATCACCGCGACCTCGCCCGGCCCCTTGAGGGCAGACGTCAGCGTGAGGGCCATCGTCCACCTCCCCGTTGTCAGACCGCAGCGTCAGCACATTAGAACAGGTTCTCGTTTTGCCCGCCAGCGAGTCGCTCCACCGGCCGTCGGAGCGCACCGGACCGCGCGCGACCTGCTGCCCACACGTGCCCGTCACACCCCGATGGGTGGGATTCAACCCGCGGACGGCTGCAGACGTGGGCGAAACCGGGGATTGGAACCGGGACGATCCGGATCAACCTGTGCAGTCGAGCAGGCAACCTCTGGGTCCGTCCCCCCGTCTGGAGGGTGAACCGTCCTCGCACGATCCGGCTCAGGAGGCCACCATGTCCACTCGTCACCGCACGCCCTCGACCGTCGGTCCGTCGTCCCCGCCCCGGGGCACGCACCTCCGACGCACCGCCCCGACCCTGGCCGCCACGCTCCTCGCCCTCGCCGGCGGTGCGGTCGCGGCGAGTGCCGCCGAGCTCGTGGGCACCCGCGGTGACGACACCCTGCGGGGGACGTCGGGGCGCGACGAGATCCGCGGCATCCAGGGCGACGACCGGATCCGTGGCCTCGGCGGTCCGGACGAGGTGTTCGGCGGAGCCGGCAACGACGTCATCCACCTCGGTCCGGGCGTCGAACCCCAGGGATTGAAGGAGCTCGCCGTCGGCGGTGACGGTGGCGACCGCCTCTTCGGCGAGGACGGCGACGACTACCTGGTCGGCGGTCGCGGCAACGACTACATGTCCGGTGGACGTGGACGGGACGACGTCGACGGCCAGACGGGGAACGACCTGATCGTCACCGGTCGTGGGGCCGACTGGGTGCGTTCCGGCACGGGTGTCGACCGTGTCGAGACCGGCTTCGGCGCCGACGAGGTGTACGCCGCGCCCGACGGCGCGGCCGACCAGGTCCTGTGCGGCCCCGGCGTCGACCGGCTGGTCTACGAGCAGCGGGTGGACCCGCGCGACGTCGTCCGCGGGTGCGAGTCCGTCACCGTCAAGGACTGAGCCGAGGCCGAGCAGGTGTGCCAGCCGCCGGAAAAATCATGACACGTCGACAACCCTTCGGGCGCGAGCCTCGTCTGAGACGACGTACCCACCTTCGACCGAACCCTAGGAGGCCACCCATGCCCCTCGCAGAGCTCACCCACCACCGCCGCCGTACGGCGCGGCGCACCACCCTCGTCGCCGGCCTCGCCTCGTCCCTGGCGCTCGGCGTCGTCGGAGTGGCTGCGGCCGCCGACATCACCGGCACGCGCGGCGACGACGTGCTCCGCGGCACCGCGCGCGTCGACGAGATCAAGGCGCTCGCCGGCGACGACCGTGTGTTCGCGGGTGCCGACACCGACAAGGTCGAGGGCGGGTACGGCGACGACGTCCTCCGGCTCGGCCCGGGCACCGACCAGTTCGGGGTCGGCGACCTGGGTCTCGGGGGACCCGGCGCGGACCGCCTCTACGGAGAGGAGGGACCTGACCAGCTCGTCGGCGGTCCCGGACCGGACCTGCTCGACAGCGGGGGCGACGGGGACGGCGCCTTCGGCAAGGACGGCGACGACGTCATCATCACCGGTCTGGGGGCCGACACCCTGGGCCTCGGGTCCGGTCGCGACCGCGCCGAGGCCGGGCCCGGGCGCGACACCATCCTCGCCGACGACGACGGGGTCGTCGACGTCATCCGCTGCGGGCCCGACCGCGACCAGGTCACCTACTCCGAGCGGGTCGACGAGCGGGACCGCCTCAGCGGGTGCGAGGTCGTGTACGTCGAGGACATCGACTAGCCGCGCGGGGACTCGGGGTGCGGGCGCGCGCACCTCGGTCCACCCCGCCGGCTCGACCGCGTCCGGGTGCCCCTGGGGGGAGCCTCCGGACGCGGTCGTGCCGTCGGGGTGAGCCGGGTGACCCGGTGAACCCGGAGATCAGTGGCCGCGGGGGCCGGTGTGCCGGTCGCGCTCCTCGGCGGGCGAGTCCTTCGACGACATCAGGCTGGCGACGGTCGTGACGCCGAGGATGACCACGATGGCGCCGAGCGAGACCACGGTCGGGATGGTGGGAGCCCACTCGATGTGCTCGCCGCCGTTGATGAAGGGCAGCTCGTTCTCGTGCATCGCGGTCAGGATGAGCTTGACGCCGATGAAGCTCAGCAGCACGGCGAGGCCGTAGCTGAGGTAGACCAGGCGCTCGAGCAGGTTGCCGAGCAGGAAGTAGAGCTGGCGCAGCCCCATGAGGGCGAAGATGTTGGCCGTCAGCACGATGTAGGGCTCACGGGTCAGGCCGAAGATGGCCGGGATGCTGTCGAGGGCGAACAGCAGGTCGGTGGTGCCGAGCGCCACGATCACCGCGAACATCGGGGTGAAGAGGAACTTGCCGTTCTCGCGCAGCCAGACCTTGCCGCCGCGGTACTCGTCGGTGTGGGGCAGCACGGTGCGGACCCAGGTGACGAACCGGTTCTCCTGGTACTCGTCCTCGTCCTCCGGTCCTTCCTTGGCCAGCTTCGCGCCGGTGTAGATGAGGAAGGCGCCGAAGAGGTAGAAGACCCAGCTGAAGTTGGCGATGACCGCCGCACCGGCGGCGATGAAGAGGCCGCGGAAGACCAGCGCCAGGATGATGCCGATGAGCAGCGCTTCCTGCTGGTACTCCCGGGGCACGCCGAGCTTGGCCATGATGATGATGAAGATGAAGAGGTTGTCGACCGACAGCGAGTACTCGGTCAGCCAGCCGGCGTAGAACTCCGTGGCGTAGGTGCCGCCCGAGAAGTAGAGGATGCCGAGCCCGAAGACGAGCGCCATGCCGATGTAGGTGCTCAGCGCGATGATGAGCTCGCGCTTGGAGGGCTCGTGCGGGCGACGGCCGACGATGAGGACGTCGAAGGCCAGGATGGCGACGGTCAGACCGATGGTGGTCCACCAGAGCCAGGTGGGAACGTTCATGAGGGCCTTCCGGGACGGTGCGGGCGACGAGGCGAGTCGTGGGGAGCCGGGTCAGTCTCTCACTGTTCAGTCGAGGCAGAACTCGTTGCCCTCGGGGTCGGACATGACGATGAAGGCGGCCCCCATCGGGTCGA
This DNA window, taken from Nocardioides sp. HDW12B, encodes the following:
- a CDS encoding MlaD family protein; this translates as MTTGIKRRLIAFVVLSAVGIVYASANYLGLVDRLLGRGYTVTALLPASGGLYEGSEVTYRGVQIGKVAAMSPDDDRVAVSLALEDEAKVPTDAAVFVHNGSAVGEQYLDFEPPDDEGPYLGDGDTIEGDRDSLPTDEGDLLVDLDQFVRSVDKGSLRTTVEELGLAFSGTGRPLGDLLDSSSELVTAAQENQDATIDLLTDGRTVLQTQQDNAGSIRDFASGLAEVTGALRRSDDDVRAVLQGGPGAAAQLEGLMTDLEPTFPVLLGNLVTVNQVTVARLASVEQLLVTYPVVIASGFTGTTRDGFGHVHLEYTNEPPPCTKGYLPPSRWRSPYNTKDAPIYLKARCASPSPYTSRGSNYAPAPRTRSYRVAPYDPRTGSVLGSDQEVEVSGLGGSQGPADVYGGDAWKWMLLGPTLEK
- a CDS encoding MCE family protein, coding for MSAHAPRRRTATAVVVSLLGALSLSGCEAYDLPLPGSPVDDDNSFTVTAEFRDVLNLVPRSPVKVNDVTVGEVVELGREGWHATATLRIQDDVELPADVYADIRQTSLLGEKYVELVPAERGDGGGGGRLGDGDVLPLEQTGRNPELEEVLGALSLLLNGGGVGQLEIITRELNAVFDGRQDRVRSVLRELDTLVGGLDEQKEDIISALESLNGLASTLNREKRTVVTALDELGPAVTVLADQHDQLIAMLRALDRLGVVGTRVVGATKEDLLKSLRHLEPIVREIADVDDQIPEALGLLISFPFPIESNDIVYGDYANTSIVFSADLNNLFQNQQPSGTDLPELPVDPDDPLGGLPLDPGNPLGGLLGGGNGGGGGGGGGDNGGGGGRLGLPGVGVR
- a CDS encoding MCE family protein, translated to MNAVTSGFRRVPRPLAAVLAGLLVIGLVVLLRPGGGTREVSASFSRAVQIFPGSEVRILGIPVGEVTAVIPEGSTVRVEMEYDDDYQVPADAQAVIITPTLTADRFVQLTPVYTDGPELEDGDEIAVEDTGTPIELDRIYRSLSDLTRALGPNGVNRDGTLDNVLGAGAKFLDGNGRRINTTVVNLSKAVKVFGDGSGDLFATVRGLQEFSTALAENDQAVGAFMEDLGAVSQQLAGEKEELTAALSNLAGVLGKVERFVRDNRELLVKDIEDLTRIVRILGDESDTLRTVLDIAPSSIGNLAVAFDPKSGSIGSRLTFEGNRRDLDGFLCALARQGEVDQADLACELFEALLGPVQDGASGPGLPELPGDLGDLGGLGGNLRDGLGGGSLGRSAPGVTYGSTRSSSDDLHELLGGAA
- a CDS encoding MCE family protein, producing the protein MRGRSDAQVARIGLYAVLVAVLLLAAAMNLQKFPGFRGASFQAEFGDASGLHRGNMVQIAGIDVGRISEVELRGEYVVAHFTLDPGVEFGADSTAAIEVLNLLGEKYIDLTPLGEEKAEPGSTIPLERTDSSYDIVRVFTELSDTTESIDIPQLQDALTSVGDTLNRSSDEATATFEGLSRLSTTIASRDTEIASLLQRANRVSTLLADRKGDVVQLIRKGELILSELRNRREAIHRLLLNTASLSRELGGLVDDNQEQIGPMLADLRTVTQTLVRREKDVQASIHNLGPYVRILSNVIGTGPWFDAYASNLGNLVTGQFTPEVDR
- a CDS encoding MCE family protein — its product is MSVNRRTLIDGSKLAFFTVISLIVTGTLVAIMGKLGTGPTETYSAVFSDASLIQKGDDVRVAGVVLGKVQGVEIVDTDRAQVEFSVAEDLPLTEATQVEIRYLNLVGDRYLAVEEGDPDGAGEVAELEPGATIPMSRTTPALNLTALYNGFAPLFSALDPAEVNDLSLNLVKVLQGEGGTVESLMQETASLTTAIANRDELVGQTISNLDELLGTVDSRHRELTQLISELRRWVGGLAEDRVQIGRSVVNIGNLTQVLADLLRDGRPLIKRDIAQLRRLAAVLSRDDTRAVLNTILTNLPEMLADQTRTGTYGSWYNYFVCGANADIQLPAPLVQELPGLRDLANQLRTIKLKSDAERCYR
- a CDS encoding MCE family protein; protein product: MTRRDNDPKENARLMVAGVVFIAVSALLIGLSIAIYTKTFSTVTTVTLEADRAGLQLAKYGDVRYDGVLVGQIRDIDQTGDQAVITLGLEPESAEVIPSNVDASILPTTLFGRKFVSLVPPKDPGRMGVEDGTVIPADRVYTTVELSTVLTRLFPLLRTVRPADLSATLNALAGALNGRGEQAGATLEQFDTYLGTMNEYLPTLQDDLRLLASVAGTYDLAAPDLVEVLGNLTVTARTVTSEKDQLAGLLTDVTDLSDVTARILEDNEGDAIRAVRTSEPILSLLDKYSPEYECLLRGIAAYKPVLAKTFEGGLVKQYIEFPTTQRRGYDQRDRPEYADTRGPRCYGLPNNYPEPWPGLDLRNGTDLDSKAGAGNSYFPDGAEPGPTFLADLIEALSGQSTPFSSVDPTSTRSNRAATTSLLSLSTGRSTSAIPALSTYMLGPMVRTGEVATP
- a CDS encoding ABC transporter permease, producing the protein MEYGDQLLFYIRAIAWAPRAIRRYKREILNILADVAFGSGGLSMIAGTVGVIAFLAFFAGTEVGLQGYASLSQIGVSKFTAFISAYFNTREVAPLVSAIALAATVGCGYTARLGSMRISEEIDALEVMGIPSLPFLVTTRMIAAFLAVIPLYIVALFASYLSPRLITVFIFGQSAGTYDHYFLVFLPPQDVFYSFLKLIVLAVLVILIHCYYGYSASGGPAGVGLAVGRAIRTSIVTIVVADFFLSFAIWGSTTTVRITG